A window of Pseudophryne corroboree isolate aPseCor3 chromosome 1, aPseCor3.hap2, whole genome shotgun sequence genomic DNA:
ACACGGTGCGATGTGTGCTTACGACTTTCACTATATAGTAAAATCGTAGCAAAAGTTATCACATATCGCACcgtgaaggacccgtttccaattcccgggcgggatcttattaaatactttgttctttacatagctgaatgtgctgacaacaaaataacaaaaatttatcaatggaaatcacatttattaacccatggaggtctggatttggagtcacactcaaaattaaagtggaaaaacacactacaggctgatccaactttgatgtaatgtccttaaaacaagtcaaaatgaggctcagtagtgtgtgtggcctccacgtgcctgtatgaccttcctacaacgcctgggcatgctcctgatgaggtggcggatgaacgggcgggccagtccatagcatcaatgccttcgtcttgcaggaactgctgacacactccagccacatgaggtctagcattgtctttcattaggaggaacccaggaccaaccgcaccagcatatggtctcacaaggtgtctgaggatctcatctcggtacctaatggcagtccggctacctctggcgagcacatggagggctgtgcggcccccccaaagaaatgccaccccacaccattactgacccactgccaaacaggtcatgctggaggatgttgcaggcagcagaacgttctccttggcgtctccagactctgtcacatgtgctcagtgagaacctgctttcatctgtgaagagcacagggcgccagtggcgaatttgccaatcttggaatgccaaacgtcctgcacggtgttgggctgtaagcacaacccccacctgtggacgtcaggccctcataccaccctcatggagtctgtttctgatcgtttgagtagacacatgcacatttgtggcttgctgggggacattttgcagggctctggcagtgctccttctgttcctccttgcacaaaggcggaggtagcggtcctgctgctgggttgttggcctcctccacgtctcctggtgtactggcctccatgctctggacactacgctgacagacacagcaaaccttcttgccacagcttgcattattgtgccatcctggatgagctgaactacctgagccacttgtgtgggctgtagactccgtctcatgctaccactagagtgaaagcaccgccagctttcaaaagtgaccaaaacatcagccagaaagcataggagctgagaagtggtctgtggtcaccacctgcagaacaactcctttattgggggtgtcttgctaattgcctataatttccacctgttgtctattccatttgcacaaacagcatgtgaaattgattgtcaatcagtgttgcttcctaagtggacagtttgatttcacagaagtgtgattgacttggagttacattgtgttgtttaagtgttccctttatttttttgagcagtgtatatacagatgTGAGTACTCACCTTGACTAAGGGGCGCGTTGGTCATTGTATGGATTCTTAATACAAGTCTTTGAAACCAGTCTGAGTGCCGCCGCATTTACtcctgtgtgtttatatgtgtatatgtattatatatgtgtatatgtattatatatatatatatatatatatatatatatatatatatatatagatatatagatatatagatatctttatatatatctctctcacacacacaaaaaggtctagaaataaatgttaaaaatgtCACTACATTACTTACAAATAGATTGCCATAGGTCATTTATCCTCCTTAAATTTGCCATTTACGTATGGAACATAATCCAGAAAGAGCCTCCAGTCTGTAGCCCAAATCAGCCCCACTCCCGCAACTGAGCCCCATGTAAACAGAGTGGGGGCCCTACAGAGAAAGAGAGGAAATGTattatacacaaatacacacatgaaTAACCAATTACCTATTTGTTTATCATAAAGAATCAAACACGGCCTCAGCTGGAGCACATAAtgcaggagcagcaccggcgggctatacactgtactgtacaacacgaggctgaagttagcttcttattcggctccagcttcttattcagaaaatattatattaaaatacattaaataaggatagatcactaagataacattgcataaacttcaatattgtcccttacaccaatttacattacattttgcattaaacaaaaatgatttgggcatgaaaatggtggtaaagcgggcacagacaccagatttcatcatttttaaGAAGAAGCTGTagatctgcaagggttaaacagtattAGTCAAAAGAttagacacttgaaacccacacaggttggtcacttacatatcacccacttgcaagttgccttgatcaaagagcatttgggcatgaaaatggtggtatagcggacacagacaccagattttGTAATTCTGAATAAGCAGCATGGATATTAAGCGCaagctggcacctgtagtctgccAGTAAagtaaaaaatttaaaaataatcAAAGTATACTGACACTGGAAGTTTTGGTccttaaataaaattaataaataaaaaaacttcaTACCAACCCCTTGGATTGGATCCTCTTGGGTCAATGTAGTAATCCACTGGTCTTggtgaaataaaaaaaattataactttTGAGCCCCATGGACATGCCCCAATTCCCATTTAAGTCAGTGGG
This region includes:
- the LOC134909176 gene encoding cytochrome b-c1 complex subunit 10 produces the protein MLIGRVLGPRYQQLAKNWAPTLFTWGSVAGVGLIWATDWRLFLDYVPYVNGKFKEDK